The genomic window CGTTCTACGCCGCCTATATCAAGTTCGGGAAGGATTTCGATGATTTTCAAAAGGCGCACCTTCTTATCTTTTGTTGAAACGCACGTAGTACGTCTTGTAGTAGAGCCTCGGAAACAGCAGCGCGTACAGAGACTTTATAAAAACTCCAGGCTTGTCGAAGAACGAGCGAAAACTTCTGAAAAGTATGCCGCGCACATTTTTATCCGCAAGCATTTTTCTGTAATCATCATCAGCTCCGCTTGCCGCATAGACGGCGAGCATACGCTGAAGGCCTATCGGTATGACGTATGTATCTACAATATGCTTTGCGGTGTGGGTACGCATGTGGCTCCTAATGAACGCGGCTTCGTCGAAATGAGCGTCAGTATGATGCTTGTAGCGCGTTATCATTTTTTCGCGCGACGATTCGGATTTTCTCGTACCCATGTTTTCATGCTGAAGATATATGTAGAGGCAGTCTTTTACAAACGACACCTTCGCGCCGGCCGCTATGACTTTCGTCACAAATTCCACGTCTTCACCGGCCGTCCTCCCTTCGGTAAGACGTATGCCGTTTTCCAAAAGGAATTCGCGTCTGTAGATCGCGGCCCACAACATAGCCGTTATCCTGTTTAAAAGGCGGCGGCGCAGAAGTTCGTCCTGCGTCATCGCAAATGCACCGTCTATCGACGGATACAGCTTTTCTTTCCCGTTCGCCGCGTCGCGCGTTTTGTAACCGCAGAAAGCAGCGTCTCCGCCGTTTTCCGAGACGCTGCCGTAAAGCCGGGAAATGAAATCATGCTCTGCAAGGTCGTCCCCGTCGAAGAATATCACGTATTCGCCCCGCGCCGCCATGAGTCCCGTATTGCGCGCGGCGGACACGCCTTTGTTGCGGTCGTGGCGCATCAGCCTGTGCTCGACGCCCGACTCATCCAGAGCGTCGCGCGCGCGCTCAAAGGTGGAGTCGTTCGAGCAGTCGTCCACGACAATTATTTCAAAATCTCTGAATGACTGCGCGGCGAGCGATCCAACCGCAGCACCTATCATAGATTCCAGATTATAGGCCGGGATGACGACGCTGACTAACGGCATATGTGACGCCTCGAGTTCATAGGAAGTCTACCGTTTTTCCGCATTTCTCTTCACTCCGAACAGCCCTTTTGTGAATATATACGGCAGCGTCCATATATGACCTCTGAAGATGTTGTCGAGTATCTGTTTTTTTACGCGCCGCACGCAGTCGGACGAGTGGAGATGCGCGTACGGCGACGACGACAAATCATGAAGCATCGTCCGTATCAGCTCGTTCTCGCTGCGGCAGTACGGCGTAAGCCTGAGATAACGCCAGTACAAATCGTCTACATACGGGCGCGTGCAAAGCACCCACGGCTTAGCCGCTCCTCCCGCCATATGCCAGATCGAGCCATAGAGCGTTTCTTCCGTCGCACCAGACGCGTCTATATGGTTGAACCTCTCGTCTATCAGTAGTTTATCGCCGGCGAAGATATGGTTGAGGCAGTCCTGGTCGGCAAGCGTGATACACTTACGGTATTTCGCGTAGAAATCGGCGACGGCTTCGAGGAAATCATATTCCTCACGAAGCTTCTTCAAATTCAGAAGAAGGACCCCGGCGTTAAAATATTCGCCGCGCTTTACGCCGAGCATGCGCCACGCCTTATCCAGCCGCCACGGCAATGGCTTCCCTTTCAGATAGTCGAGCGACCACACGTCGCGTACGGCGGCGACTGCGCGCCCGTCGAGAGGGACGTTCCACAGCTCTGCTATATCCATATTCACGACTATGTCGCAGTCTAGATAAATGATTTTGTCTTCAGCGCATATCTCAGGCAGCAAGAGCCGGAAGAGAGTCCCGCGCGCGCCGTCGAGCGTCAGACGGCTCACGTCTACGCTGCCGGCGTCAAGCATATTCTCGACGTTGATGAACTTTATTTCCTGTCCGTAGGACGACGACAGCCGCGTCAGCTTGTCACGGTTGTCGCCCGTGAGCGTGTCGTCATGTACTATGTGCAGGCATACGGGATGCTTGGTGTTCGCAAAGACCGACGCCATCGTAACGGCCGCGTGACGGCAGTAAGTACCTTTAGGGTCGCAGAAAGCCAGCGCTATGTGGATTTTGTCGTTCGCAGACATCGCGCTGCCACCTTTTATTCAGTAGTAGCAGACTGAGGCGCAAAGCCGCAATCTTTTTTTTCACGCGTCTCAGGCAGCGCTGCAATAATGCCCATGGACGCCCAGAAAATGACGGCAAGATCCCTGCGCGCCTCAAACACGTCGCCTGTCATGCCGTAAACCAACTGCCCGCCGAGCATCACGAGGAAGATAAGATGCCACGGCACACCGTTTTCAATACGAAAGCGTCCTCGCCAGCATTTTTTTATCATCATAAAAAGCGCAGCTACGAAGAGAAGAACCGATGGAACGCCGGATGAGACTGCAAGCTCGAGGTACATGTTGTGCGCGTGGCTGCGCGCGACGAAATCAAGCTTGGCATACTCAGTATTTTCTTTCAGAGCGCGTCCGTAGACCTCTTCCAGATTCTTTCTTCCGTATCCGGCTATCGGACGATCTGCCACGAGGCCGGAGACTATGCGCCAAATCGACGACCTGTGGTTGGTCAGCGATTGCGCGTCCCGAACGGAAGATATTTGGCGAAGCTCTACTTCAAAACGTTTCTGTATGGCGCCGCCGGAAATATGGTTGAAAGCCGCCAGCACGAGCACGCCAGCGCATATCCCGGCTCCGATGCTGACAAGTTTAATTTTCCCGGCGCACGCAGCATAATATAGTATGAACGGGAGCATGAGGAACACCGTGAGCCACGCTCCGCTTGCGAACGAGATGAAGAGAGTCACCATGCTGACGATGCACGAGAAATATTTCAGAAAGTATCGTTTTTCCCATATCCACAGGGCGTAAAAGAAAATATACGGAACAGCAAGCACAGGATACAGCCCAAGAGTGTTGCCGTTCATCGTAAGACGTTTAGGCAAAGTGAACGGGAGCGGAACGTAAGCCTTGATGATTATCAGGCAAAAGATGAAAGTCGTAAGAGGAACGAAGAATTTGATGAACGTCTTCCGCGCATCCTCCGAATCAAACAGCCGCACTGCGAAAATGTAGCCAACCAGAAGTTCAAGGTACACCGACGCGCCTTGGCCCCACACTTCAAAATCCGTCATGAAGAACACATTGGCGAAAGCGCTCCAAATGAAAAAGACCGTCATTACGATAGAAATATCCTTGCATGACTTGCTTTTGAAGGATACCAACTTATCTTTATATCTCACGCGCCCGTAGATCAGCAGCCCGAGGACGAGGACATAGCCGACGTAGTGTACGGCGGGGGCGAATATGGTGAAAATTATCGATGTCAGATAGATATATCTCGCGGCGATTTCATACGAAACATCGTACAGTCTCATCTGCTTCGATTCCTCTCCTATACTGATGCAATTAAATACATTTTAGCACAGCGCTTTACAAAATATAAATAATTCATGCTCTGTCAAAAGGGCTCAGATTTTTTTCGACAATGCGCCGGGGCCGCTGTTATACTATGCGTTAATAATTGTCGAGGAGATACCGCTATGCTGAGGACAATAAGAAAGCTGATAAAAGAAGGAGAAGGCTTCACCGTTGAATTCAAAAAATGCAAAGATTCTTTGCCGTCGAGCGTGTTTGAAACAATATGCGCGTTCCTCAACAGACATGGCGGAGACATCCTGCTCGGCGTCGACGACGGCGGTAACGTTACCGGAGTAAAGGATGAGGCGATCGAACAGATTAAGAAAGATTTCGCCAGTTCAGTCAACAATAAACAAAAACTGAGCCCTACGTTTTACATCAATCTCGACGCTTATAAACTGAACGGGAAGTATATACTGCACACACATATCCCGGAAAGTTCGCAGGTACATAGATGCTGTGGACGCATTTACGACAGGAACGAGGACGGGGACTTCGATATCACGGATAATACCGCTCTCGTCTCCGAAATGTACATCAGAAAAAACAATACTTACACCGAAAATAGGATTTTCCCTTTTGCGGAGATGTCCGACCTTCGCAAAGACCTTATAGCCAGAGCAAGAATCACGGCGGTCAACGCGCGTGGCGGCGGGCATCCGTGGGCTCTGATGTCTGACGAGGAGCTGTTGAAAAGCGCGAGCCTGATAAGCAAAGACATGACGACGGGCAAATCAGGAATAACTCTCGCGTGTATCCTGCTTTTCGGCAAAGACGAGACCATTATGAACGCTCTTCCGCACCACAGAACGGACGCTATTATGCGCAGAAAGGACTTGGACCGGTACGACGACAGAGACGATATCCGCACAAATCTACTGGAAAGCTACGACAGGCTGTGCGCGTTTGCGGCAAAACATCTCAACGACGCATTCAGTCTGGAAGGGACGATAAGGATCAGCGTCAGGGATAAGATTATGCGAGAGCTTGTCGCCAACTGTCTGATACATAGGGAATATTCAAACGCGTTTCCGGCGAAACTCATTATCGAAAAAGACAGGGTATATACCGAAAACGCCAACAAACCCATCAGGACAGGACGCATAGATATCCGGGATTATACCCCGTATCCAAAGAATCCTGTGATCGCACGTGTTTTTAAGGAAATGGGTTATGCCGACGAACTAGGGTCGGGCATTAGAAATATTGTCAAATATACAAAAATATATGCGGATACCGAACCCGTTTTTGAAGAAGGAGATATTTTCAGAACGTATATTTTCATCAATGAGCGCCTTTCCGCGGCCGACGATAATACGGGACGGCCGCTTGAGACGGAAAGCGAGCCCAAGATGAGGCCCAAGACCGAGCCCAAGATAAGGCCCAAGACAGAGCCCAAGATGAGGCCCAAGACAGAGGCGGTAACAACGGAAGAAATTATTCTTGCCCTGCGCGAGCGTACAGACGCAAGCAAGCGCGAAATCGCGGAAATGCTGGGACAAAAGAGTATTTCCGGTTCATTGAAAAAAAGTATGGCGTCGCTGCTGAAGGAAGGGCTGATAGAGCCGACTATACCGGATAAACCGAGAAGCCGTTATCAGCGTTACAGAATGACGAAAAAGGGATTGGAGCGCTCGAAGTCTGCCGGCTAAGCGCACTCGGCGAATAAGGCGGGCAGTCTGTCAGTCTCAGCCGGCAGAACTGGGCAGACGTTACCTTCCCGCCAGGCTTGACAGATCGAATATCGGGAGCAGCACCGCTACTACTACGAAGCCTACGAGAAGCCCCATGACCAAGATGATCAGGGGCTCGGCGAGGGTGGCCCATTTCTGCATGGAGGTCTGGGCGTATTCCCAGCAGCCGGCGCCTAGGCGTTCGGCGGTTTCTGGGAGGCTCGCGCCGGCTTCGCCTACCCGGATGACGGTGGTTATCTCTTCGGGGAAGGAGCCTTCTTTTTCGAGCGCCTGCGAGAAGCGGTAACCTTCTTTTATGTAGCCCGCGACGGTCGAGAGGCGGCCTTTCACGGGGTCGAGCGGCTCGGTCAGCTTGAGCGCCTGCACTAGCGGGATGCCGGCGCGCAGGAGCGTGCCGGTCTGGCTGAAAATCAGCGCGAAGGTCAGATTTTCGCGCGCCTCGCGGAAGAAGGGCAATGCGATTTTTTTATTGCGGCGGCGCATCCAGAGCGCGAGCAGCGCGACGGCGGCGGCGAAGGGGACGACTCCCACGCGGACTGCGTGCGAGACGAAGATGAGCGCTTTCGTAATAAACGGCAGCTCCGCGCCCGATTCTATGACGAGCGCCGTGAGGCGCGGAACTACGAAGCTCAGCAGGAATACGACGACGCCGAGGCCGACGAGGAGCATGAGCATCGGATATGTTAGCGCCGTCTGTATCTTGCGGCGCAGCGAGATTTCGTTTTGCAGCAGTTCTCCGGCTTTTTCCAGAATTTCTCCTAGCGACGCCGATTTTTCGCCGGACTC from Cloacibacillus sp. An23 includes these protein-coding regions:
- a CDS encoding glycosyltransferase family A protein; the protein is MPLVSVVIPAYNLESMIGAAVGSLAAQSFRDFEIIVVDDCSNDSTFERARDALDESGVEHRLMRHDRNKGVSAARNTGLMAARGEYVIFFDGDDLAEHDFISRLYGSVSENGGDAAFCGYKTRDAANGKEKLYPSIDGAFAMTQDELLRRRLLNRITAMLWAAIYRREFLLENGIRLTEGRTAGEDVEFVTKVIAAGAKVSFVKDCLYIYLQHENMGTRKSESSREKMITRYKHHTDAHFDEAAFIRSHMRTHTAKHIVDTYVIPIGLQRMLAVYAASGADDDYRKMLADKNVRGILFRSFRSFFDKPGVFIKSLYALLFPRLYYKTYYVRFNKR
- a CDS encoding glycosyltransferase family 8 protein, with amino-acid sequence MSANDKIHIALAFCDPKGTYCRHAAVTMASVFANTKHPVCLHIVHDDTLTGDNRDKLTRLSSSYGQEIKFINVENMLDAGSVDVSRLTLDGARGTLFRLLLPEICAEDKIIYLDCDIVVNMDIAELWNVPLDGRAVAAVRDVWSLDYLKGKPLPWRLDKAWRMLGVKRGEYFNAGVLLLNLKKLREEYDFLEAVADFYAKYRKCITLADQDCLNHIFAGDKLLIDERFNHIDASGATEETLYGSIWHMAGGAAKPWVLCTRPYVDDLYWRYLRLTPYCRSENELIRTMLHDLSSSPYAHLHSSDCVRRVKKQILDNIFRGHIWTLPYIFTKGLFGVKRNAEKR
- a CDS encoding O-antigen ligase family protein; its protein translation is MRLYDVSYEIAARYIYLTSIIFTIFAPAVHYVGYVLVLGLLIYGRVRYKDKLVSFKSKSCKDISIVMTVFFIWSAFANVFFMTDFEVWGQGASVYLELLVGYIFAVRLFDSEDARKTFIKFFVPLTTFIFCLIIIKAYVPLPFTLPKRLTMNGNTLGLYPVLAVPYIFFYALWIWEKRYFLKYFSCIVSMVTLFISFASGAWLTVFLMLPFILYYAACAGKIKLVSIGAGICAGVLVLAAFNHISGGAIQKRFEVELRQISSVRDAQSLTNHRSSIWRIVSGLVADRPIAGYGRKNLEEVYGRALKENTEYAKLDFVARSHAHNMYLELAVSSGVPSVLLFVAALFMMIKKCWRGRFRIENGVPWHLIFLVMLGGQLVYGMTGDVFEARRDLAVIFWASMGIIAALPETREKKDCGFAPQSATTE
- a CDS encoding RNA-binding domain-containing protein, producing MLRTIRKLIKEGEGFTVEFKKCKDSLPSSVFETICAFLNRHGGDILLGVDDGGNVTGVKDEAIEQIKKDFASSVNNKQKLSPTFYINLDAYKLNGKYILHTHIPESSQVHRCCGRIYDRNEDGDFDITDNTALVSEMYIRKNNTYTENRIFPFAEMSDLRKDLIARARITAVNARGGGHPWALMSDEELLKSASLISKDMTTGKSGITLACILLFGKDETIMNALPHHRTDAIMRRKDLDRYDDRDDIRTNLLESYDRLCAFAAKHLNDAFSLEGTIRISVRDKIMRELVANCLIHREYSNAFPAKLIIEKDRVYTENANKPIRTGRIDIRDYTPYPKNPVIARVFKEMGYADELGSGIRNIVKYTKIYADTEPVFEEGDIFRTYIFINERLSAADDNTGRPLETESEPKMRPKTEPKIRPKTEPKMRPKTEAVTTEEIILALRERTDASKREIAEMLGQKSISGSLKKSMASLLKEGLIEPTIPDKPRSRYQRYRMTKKGLERSKSAG
- a CDS encoding type II secretion system F family protein, translated to MPLYRAEVYTQEGARKILRREAASENDLLRELESERCAVVSVKEEKARAWSFAGGSRRKKLSLEEQRLFCATLSSFMRSGLSLTEVLKLLQKQTRGKNLKPVYTELRESVEGGRSLAASMTALGVFRPGLVGMVESGEKSASLGEILEKAGELLQNEISLRRKIQTALTYPMLMLLVGLGVVVFLLSFVVPRLTALVIESGAELPFITKALIFVSHAVRVGVVPFAAAVALLALWMRRRNKKIALPFFREARENLTFALIFSQTGTLLRAGIPLVQALKLTEPLDPVKGRLSTVAGYIKEGYRFSQALEKEGSFPEEITTVIRVGEAGASLPETAERLGAGCWEYAQTSMQKWATLAEPLIILVMGLLVGFVVVAVLLPIFDLSSLAGR